The sequence below is a genomic window from Curtobacterium sp. MCPF17_002.
CAGATGCTCCAGTTGGCGACCCCGGCGGCACGGAGCCGCTCGACGAGTGCGGGCGGGATCGCGGCGTGCGCGTCCGCGTAGGCGGCCTCCTGGCCCGCCCGCAACCGTGTCCTCGAGAGGATCCGCTGCATCAGTCGCGCAGGAAGAGCTCGACCACCGGCACCGCGACGTCGGGTCGGACGATCGGCAGGGTGAGCGTCAGCGTGCCGGCCGGCTGTCCGCCGAGTCCGGTGTTCTGCGCGCGGGTGCCCTCCGGGATCTCGCGGTGGTGGATCTCCGACGCGTCGTTGAGGAGCTGCGCGTACTCGACCTTCCCGGCGAGGCCGGGGAGGTGCACGTGCTCGAAGGGCCACGTGAAGAGGTGCAGGTACAGGCGGTTCCCGGCCTGCGTGTACACGGTGCCGGCCGGCGCCCGGAACGACGACGGCCCGGCGCCGTAGACGGACCGCGCGTGCTGGTGCATCCACGAGCCCACCCCGGCGAGCGCCGTCCGTGCGACCCCGTCGAACTCCCCGCGACCCGTCGGCCCGACGTTGAGGAGCATGTTGCCGTTGTTCGAGACCCCGTCGACGAGCATCCGGACGAGCAGGTCGACGCTCTTCACGTTGAGGTTGTCGCGGTCGTAGCCCCACGAGCCGTTGAGGGTCTGGCAGGCCTCCCACGGCACACGGACACCGTCGACCTCCATCGGCTTGTCCGGCTGGTACTGCTCCGGGGTGACGAGGTCGCCGGGGATGTCGAGCCGGTCGTTGACGATGATGCCGGGCTGCAGGCGCTTCGTCAGCGCCATGAGCTCCTCGGAACCCCATTCGTCGCGGCCCTTGCCGCCCCAGATGTCCTCGTGGTCGTTGTCCCGGTACGAGAAGTCGTAGAAGAGGTAGTCGATCCGGCCGTAGTCGGTCAGCAGCTCCGTCACCTGTCCGTGCAGGTAGTCGCGGTAGCGGGCCATGTCCCGGCCCTCGTTGAGCCGGGCGATCTCCTCCGGGGAGTCGTCGCGTCGCGGGTGCACCCCGTCGATGGTGAAGTCCGGATGGTGCCAGTCGATGAGCGAGTGGTAGAACCCGACGCGCAGGCCCTCGGCGCGGACGGCGTCGACGAACTCGCGCACGATGTCCCGGCCGAACCGGGTGTTCGTGGCCTTGTAGTCCGTCAGCGCGCTGTCCCAGAGCGCGAAGCCCTCGTGGTGCTTCGTCGTGAGCACGACGTACTTCATCCCGGCCTCGCGGGCTCGGCGTGCCCAGTCGGCGGCGTCGAACAGGTCCGGGTCGAAGTGGTCGAAGTACTTCTGGTAGTCGGCGTCGGTGATCCGCTCGCGGTTCTTCACCCACTCGTGCCGTGCCGGCAGGGCGTAGAGCCCCCAGTGGATGAACATGCCGAACCGGTCGTGGCTGAACCACGCGGGCAGGCCGGTGGCGTCGGTCTCGGTCTGCGGCTCTGCAGGTGCGGTGATGGTCATGAGGCCAGTGTTCCTTTCAGGACGGACGAAGGGGACGGACGAAGGGGACGGACGAAGGGGAAGGCGGGGCGTCAGCGGCCGCCGAGGCCGGAGGTGACGATGCCCTTGACGAGGTGCTTCTGGAGCAGGACGAGCAGGATCACGGTCGGCAGCATCGAGATCACCGAGGCCGCCATCACGAGGTTCCACTCGGAGCCCTGCTGGCCGAAGAACTGCTGCAGGCCGAGCGGGATGGTGCCGTGGGCCTCGACGTCGTTCACGACGACGAGCGGCCAGAGGAACGAGTTCCAGTACGAGATGAACGAGAACACCGCGAGCACGGCCATGGTCGGCCGGGCGAGCGGGAGCATCACCGAGAAGAACGTCCGGATCGCTCCGGCACCGTCCACGCGGGCCGCGTCGTCGAGCTCCTGCGGCACGGTCAGGAAGAACTGCCGGACGAGGAAGGCGCCGAGCGCGGTGAAGGCCCACGGGATGATGAGCGCCTGGAAGGTGTCGACCCAGCCGAAGCCCTGCATCATCACGTACATCGGGATGACGAGGACGTCCTGCGGGATCATCAGGGTGACGAGGAACAGCAGGAACACCGTGTTCCGGCCGCGCCAGCGCAAGCGCGAGAACGCGTAGCCGGAGAGCACGGCCACGGCGACGTTGATCGCCGTCCCGACCGCCGCGACGAACACCCCGTTCAGGATGAACCGCGCGAACGGCAGGTAGGTGAACGCCTGCACGTAGTTGTCCCACTCGAGCGAGCGACCCCAGAGCGTCGGCGG
It includes:
- a CDS encoding carbohydrate ABC transporter permease, giving the protein MSEAVRGHVGATTSNRTVNPRAVARTKSAPRPGRVRHAIGYALLCLVTLLFVSPLIYMVATSLKPADQVFTTPPTLWGRSLEWDNYVQAFTYLPFARFILNGVFVAAVGTAINVAVAVLSGYAFSRLRWRGRNTVFLLFLVTLMIPQDVLVIPMYVMMQGFGWVDTFQALIIPWAFTALGAFLVRQFFLTVPQELDDAARVDGAGAIRTFFSVMLPLARPTMAVLAVFSFISYWNSFLWPLVVVNDVEAHGTIPLGLQQFFGQQGSEWNLVMAASVISMLPTVILLVLLQKHLVKGIVTSGLGGR
- a CDS encoding alpha-L-fucosidase — encoded protein: MTITAPAEPQTETDATGLPAWFSHDRFGMFIHWGLYALPARHEWVKNRERITDADYQKYFDHFDPDLFDAADWARRAREAGMKYVVLTTKHHEGFALWDSALTDYKATNTRFGRDIVREFVDAVRAEGLRVGFYHSLIDWHHPDFTIDGVHPRRDDSPEEIARLNEGRDMARYRDYLHGQVTELLTDYGRIDYLFYDFSYRDNDHEDIWGGKGRDEWGSEELMALTKRLQPGIIVNDRLDIPGDLVTPEQYQPDKPMEVDGVRVPWEACQTLNGSWGYDRDNLNVKSVDLLVRMLVDGVSNNGNMLLNVGPTGRGEFDGVARTALAGVGSWMHQHARSVYGAGPSSFRAPAGTVYTQAGNRLYLHLFTWPFEHVHLPGLAGKVEYAQLLNDASEIHHREIPEGTRAQNTGLGGQPAGTLTLTLPIVRPDVAVPVVELFLRD